The Lactobacillus sp. CBA3605 genome contains a region encoding:
- the rplM gene encoding 50S ribosomal protein L13: MRTTYMAKPGEIDRKWYVVDATDIPLGRLSTVVASILRGKNKPTFTPNVDTGDNVIVINASKIALTGKKAERKIYYHHTAYAGGLKERTAGDFLAKEPEMLIETSVKGMLPHNSLGHKMGLKLHVYAGAEHTQQAQKPEVLDITNLI, translated from the coding sequence GTGCGTACAACATATATGGCTAAACCAGGTGAAATCGATCGTAAATGGTATGTGGTTGATGCAACTGATATACCTTTAGGTCGTCTCTCAACCGTCGTAGCATCAATTTTACGTGGTAAGAACAAACCTACCTTTACCCCTAACGTGGATACTGGTGACAACGTAATTGTTATTAATGCAAGTAAGATTGCTTTAACAGGAAAGAAAGCAGAACGCAAGATTTATTATCATCATACTGCTTATGCTGGTGGTTTAAAGGAACGAACTGCTGGTGATTTCTTAGCTAAAGAACCTGAAATGTTAATTGAAACTTCAGTTAAAGGTATGCTTCCTCACAACTCTTTAGGTCACAAAATGGGCTTGAAGTTGCATGTTTATGCTGGTGCAGAACATACGCAACAAGCACAAAAACCTGAAGTTTTGGATATCACTAACTTAATCTAA
- a CDS encoding AEC family transporter, whose protein sequence is MVVLWNSIQSVLVVVLIMVLGYVLRRTGWFSDSFAGNISKFIKNIALPASIFVSVLSRLTRGQLGSFSGYLAYAFLAVIIGYLIAFALVKIMRVRPGRKGIFINAIVNANTIFIGLPLNIALFGENSMTYFLVYYIVNTVSTWAFGVFLISNDDPTKSKEKTHNKIDWKKVIPMPLVGFLVALVFLLLNIPVLKVSFINSTLTYVGNLVTPLSLIYIGIVLADAGLKSIHFDRDTIVALIGRFVLSPIVMILVIMVAGNIGASFPTMASQTLIVQSATPMLAVLPILANEAHGDVEYATNIVTTSTVLFIVVVPILMSLIQFI, encoded by the coding sequence ATGGTTGTTTTATGGAATTCAATTCAAAGTGTGCTAGTCGTTGTTCTAATTATGGTTTTAGGTTACGTGTTACGGCGGACCGGTTGGTTCTCAGATAGTTTTGCCGGCAACATTTCTAAATTCATTAAGAATATCGCGCTACCAGCGTCAATTTTCGTCTCAGTCCTTAGTCGGTTAACCCGGGGCCAGTTAGGTTCATTTTCGGGATATTTAGCCTATGCCTTCTTAGCGGTGATCATTGGTTATCTAATTGCCTTTGCCCTAGTTAAAATTATGCGGGTTCGACCTGGACGCAAGGGGATTTTCATTAATGCGATTGTCAACGCCAATACAATCTTCATTGGGTTACCATTGAATATTGCCTTGTTCGGTGAGAATAGTATGACTTACTTCTTAGTTTATTATATTGTGAACACCGTTTCGACTTGGGCTTTCGGGGTCTTCTTGATTTCGAATGATGATCCAACTAAGTCTAAGGAAAAGACCCACAATAAGATCGACTGGAAGAAAGTTATCCCAATGCCACTAGTTGGGTTCTTGGTTGCCTTGGTCTTCTTACTACTCAATATCCCAGTATTAAAGGTGTCATTTATTAATTCAACTTTAACTTACGTGGGTAACTTAGTAACGCCATTATCCTTAATCTATATTGGGATTGTCTTGGCAGATGCTGGGTTAAAGAGTATTCACTTTGATCGTGATACGATTGTTGCTTTAATTGGTCGTTTCGTCTTATCACCAATCGTGATGATTTTAGTTATCATGGTTGCGGGTAATATTGGGGCAAGCTTCCCAACGATGGCCTCACAAACATTGATTGTTCAATCCGCAACACCAATGCTTGCGGTCTTGCCAATCTTAGCTAATGAAGCACATGGGGATGTCGAATACGCGACTAACATTGTTACAACTAGTACCGTATTGTTCATTGTTGTTGTGCCAATCTTGATGTCTTTAATTCAATTTATCTAG
- the truA gene encoding tRNA pseudouridine(38-40) synthase TruA produces MTTRYKVILAYDGTKFAGFQRQPHERTVELVFSKAVNKMAKNPVPAIPIYGAGRTDTGVHALGQVIHFDLPNEINPEGVRRGLNSLLPMDLLIKQVEIVPADFHARYDTVGKCYWYRAYQNEFVDPFRRQYTGHFKFTADIDRIQQALPDLLGRHDFTSFVASGSQAHDHVREIYAARAWALPTTQEIQFEFYGSGFLYNQVRIMVAILMEIGQGRRAVDCIPQLLAAKDRAQARGTAPAAGLYMKKVYYDRDELQNDLIKH; encoded by the coding sequence TTGACAACGCGATATAAAGTAATTCTGGCTTATGATGGCACTAAATTCGCTGGTTTTCAGCGGCAACCGCATGAGCGGACGGTCGAGTTGGTGTTTAGTAAGGCGGTTAATAAAATGGCTAAAAATCCAGTGCCAGCGATTCCAATTTATGGTGCGGGACGCACGGATACCGGGGTACATGCGTTGGGACAAGTGATTCATTTTGATTTGCCCAATGAAATTAATCCGGAGGGGGTTCGAAGGGGTCTAAATAGTCTCTTACCCATGGATCTGCTGATTAAGCAAGTTGAAATCGTCCCCGCTGACTTTCATGCACGCTATGATACGGTCGGCAAATGTTATTGGTACCGTGCTTATCAGAATGAATTCGTCGATCCTTTTCGGCGTCAATACACTGGACATTTTAAGTTCACGGCGGATATTGATCGTATTCAACAAGCCTTGCCGGATCTATTAGGGCGCCATGATTTTACTAGTTTTGTGGCATCTGGTTCGCAAGCGCATGACCATGTCCGTGAAATCTATGCAGCTCGTGCGTGGGCACTACCAACAACGCAAGAGATTCAGTTTGAATTTTATGGAAGTGGCTTTCTCTATAATCAAGTGCGTATCATGGTGGCGATTTTAATGGAGATTGGTCAGGGCCGGCGTGCGGTTGACTGTATTCCACAGTTATTAGCGGCTAAAGATCGGGCCCAAGCACGCGGAACTGCGCCGGCAGCTGGGCTCTATATGAAAAAAGTGTATTATGACCGGGACGAGTTACAAAACGACCTAATTAAGCATTGA
- the rpsI gene encoding 30S ribosomal protein S9, with translation MAQVQYRGTGRRKDSVARVRLVPGSGKIVMNDKSVEDYIPFADVRKELLQPFTVTETTDQYDVLVNVNGGGFHGQAGATRHGIARALLEVDPDFRGPLKRAGLLTRDARMKERKKPGLKKARKASQFSKR, from the coding sequence TTGGCTCAAGTACAATATCGCGGCACAGGCCGTCGTAAAGATTCAGTAGCCCGCGTACGTTTAGTACCAGGTTCTGGTAAAATTGTCATGAATGACAAATCAGTTGAGGACTACATTCCATTTGCAGATGTTCGTAAAGAACTATTGCAACCATTCACGGTAACTGAAACAACTGATCAATATGATGTTTTAGTTAACGTTAACGGTGGCGGTTTCCACGGCCAAGCCGGCGCAACTCGTCATGGTATCGCTCGGGCATTGCTCGAAGTAGATCCAGATTTCCGCGGTCCTTTGAAGCGCGCAGGTCTTTTGACCCGTGATGCTCGTATGAAGGAACGTAAGAAGCCAGGTTTGAAGAAAGCCCGTAAAGCTTCACAATTCTCAAAGCGTTAA
- a CDS encoding metal ABC transporter ATP-binding protein, giving the protein MLVVKNLTVAYDDTPVFTDVAVNFNAGKITGIIGPNGAGKSTLIKAMLGLIKVRQGTATVDGQPLKQLRQKVAYVEQRKELDLTFPINVFEVVLTGTYGRLGLFKSPGKAERQASQAALAQVDLTAFANRQIGNLSGGQLQRVFVARAIVQQAEIIILDEPFVGIDLQSETAIMAILKQWRDQEKTIIVVHHDLNKVSRYFDDLVILNHGIVDFGPVETVYQAANIEKAFSADLSAVLFAPAGGTHDD; this is encoded by the coding sequence ATGTTAGTTGTTAAGAATCTCACCGTTGCTTACGATGACACACCAGTTTTTACTGATGTTGCCGTGAATTTTAACGCAGGCAAGATTACTGGAATCATTGGACCAAACGGTGCAGGAAAATCAACTTTAATTAAAGCAATGTTGGGGTTGATTAAAGTCAGACAGGGGACGGCGACAGTCGATGGTCAGCCGTTAAAGCAGTTACGTCAAAAAGTCGCCTATGTGGAGCAACGTAAGGAACTCGACTTAACCTTTCCAATCAATGTATTTGAAGTGGTGCTAACGGGGACTTACGGCCGCTTAGGCTTATTCAAAAGTCCTGGTAAGGCTGAGCGCCAAGCGAGTCAAGCAGCGTTAGCGCAAGTGGACTTGACTGCTTTTGCTAATCGGCAAATTGGAAATCTATCGGGTGGACAACTACAACGGGTCTTTGTGGCGCGCGCAATTGTACAACAGGCAGAGATTATTATTCTTGATGAACCCTTTGTTGGGATTGATTTACAAAGTGAAACAGCGATTATGGCGATTTTGAAGCAGTGGCGTGATCAAGAAAAAACGATTATTGTGGTGCACCACGACTTGAATAAGGTCTCACGCTATTTTGATGATTTAGTTATTTTGAATCATGGTATTGTTGATTTTGGCCCTGTTGAAACGGTCTATCAAGCGGCTAATATCGAAAAAGCGTTTAGTGCGGATCTTTCGGCGGTCTTATTTGCACCGGCAGGAGGAACTCATGATGACTAG
- a CDS encoding energy-coupling factor ABC transporter ATP-binding protein, giving the protein MAIDFKQVDFTYQPGTPFETQALMDINVSIPTGSYTALIGHTGSGKSTLLQHLNALLKPTHGTVTIGDREITAATSNKDLKSLRQHVGIVFQFPESQLFEETVAKDIAFGPQNFGASETDALATAAEMLTLVGLDQSLLDRSPFDLSGGQMRRVAIAGVLAMAPKVLVLDEPTAGLDPQGRFDMMEMFARLRHEQQLTIVLVTHQMDDVANYADHVIVMDQGRIAKTGTPREIFKEPEWLAAHQLGLPKTTAFAQQLTAKGLLLEPQPLTEDQLAAALVKQLPATAFRTGDAHDE; this is encoded by the coding sequence ATGGCAATTGATTTCAAACAAGTAGATTTTACCTACCAACCGGGCACACCCTTTGAAACACAAGCTTTGATGGATATTAATGTGTCGATTCCGACCGGTTCATACACGGCACTGATTGGACATACCGGGAGTGGTAAATCAACGTTATTACAACACCTCAATGCCCTATTAAAGCCGACCCATGGGACCGTGACGATTGGCGACCGAGAGATTACAGCTGCCACGAGTAATAAAGACTTAAAGTCGTTACGCCAGCATGTGGGGATTGTTTTTCAATTTCCTGAAAGCCAATTATTTGAAGAAACCGTTGCTAAAGACATTGCCTTTGGCCCGCAGAACTTTGGCGCCAGCGAAACGGATGCCTTGGCAACGGCTGCTGAAATGTTAACTTTAGTGGGCTTAGACCAATCTTTGTTAGATCGGTCACCGTTCGATTTATCCGGTGGTCAGATGCGCCGGGTTGCGATTGCCGGTGTGCTTGCCATGGCGCCGAAAGTGTTAGTCCTCGACGAACCAACCGCGGGGTTAGACCCTCAGGGACGCTTTGATATGATGGAGATGTTTGCCCGGTTACGCCATGAGCAGCAGTTAACCATTGTATTAGTCACACATCAAATGGATGATGTGGCTAATTATGCCGATCATGTAATTGTGATGGATCAAGGGCGTATTGCCAAAACAGGGACGCCACGAGAAATCTTTAAAGAGCCCGAGTGGTTAGCAGCCCATCAATTAGGACTCCCCAAGACGACTGCTTTTGCCCAACAATTGACGGCTAAAGGGCTGTTATTAGAACCACAGCCCTTAACGGAAGACCAGTTAGCAGCGGCCTTAGTTAAACAATTACCGGCCACGGCCTTTAGGACTGGTGACGCACATGATGAATAA
- a CDS encoding LysR family transcriptional regulator: protein MNTKDLAYFNQLIIQKNFSKVAVFFGVTQPTITTAIKRLETEFNAKLVVRDRVHNQVSITASGEQLAEHAAIILRELQVAHEEINNLTQQQIVLGLPPIIENHYFPKVAAKLAQAGMLANIETVEGGSISLRDAVQNGRVDMTLLGSVEPLSYRNLLAEEFDRQPFSIFVSKSHPLARRKRIYFSELRDEKFVFFNSNFVHNTAFNKLTRRNHFRPNIVFRSNDTHVLMKLIAENVGIGFLTNVVDHYRDDVVRLDLLDDEQPEFITSIVYRTTHILTPVQLKLLEILHSALE, encoded by the coding sequence ATGAATACAAAAGATTTGGCTTATTTCAACCAATTAATTATTCAAAAAAACTTTTCAAAAGTTGCTGTTTTTTTTGGCGTGACTCAGCCCACTATCACGACAGCCATCAAACGCTTAGAAACTGAGTTCAATGCAAAGCTGGTTGTCCGCGATCGCGTCCACAACCAAGTTAGTATCACCGCCAGTGGCGAGCAATTGGCGGAACACGCGGCTATCATTTTACGGGAACTCCAAGTGGCTCATGAAGAAATCAATAATTTGACCCAACAACAGATTGTTCTAGGTCTCCCCCCAATTATTGAAAATCATTATTTCCCCAAAGTTGCCGCTAAGCTCGCCCAAGCTGGCATGTTGGCTAATATTGAAACTGTTGAGGGCGGGTCGATTTCGTTACGGGATGCTGTCCAGAATGGCCGCGTCGATATGACCCTACTTGGCTCAGTGGAACCCCTATCTTACCGCAACTTACTCGCCGAAGAGTTCGACCGCCAGCCATTCAGCATTTTCGTTTCAAAATCCCACCCGTTAGCACGCCGCAAGCGCATTTATTTTAGCGAACTCCGGGATGAAAAATTCGTTTTCTTCAATAGTAACTTTGTGCATAACACGGCTTTTAATAAATTGACCCGGCGTAATCATTTCCGGCCTAACATCGTCTTTCGCTCAAACGATACCCACGTCCTAATGAAATTGATTGCTGAAAATGTCGGGATTGGCTTTTTAACCAACGTCGTCGATCATTATCGTGATGATGTCGTTCGTCTTGACTTATTAGACGATGAACAACCTGAATTCATTACAAGTATTGTTTATCGGACCACCCATATTCTGACACCGGTACAACTAAAGCTGCTGGAAATCTTACATTCAGCTTTAGAATAA
- a CDS encoding energy-coupling factor ABC transporter ATP-binding protein: MIDVAHLDYRYPQQSADDLTLKDISFSVAAGEWLAIVGHNGSGKSTLAKNLNGLLAPAAGKITIDGQVLSETTVWDIRKKIGMVFQNPDNQFVGATVADDVAFSLENQGVPRPEMLERVATALAQVGMSDFATREPARLSGGQKQRVALAGMIAARPQILILDEATSMLDPRGRYDVLQTIRQMKAQSNLTVLSITHDIDEAANANRVLVVNDGQLVEEGTPAEIFQHGPALIKMGLDMPYAERLKAALKRQGVRVPTEYLTEKGMADWLWQLISNK; encoded by the coding sequence ATGATTGACGTTGCACATTTAGATTATCGTTACCCGCAACAGTCGGCGGATGACCTAACGTTAAAAGATATTTCGTTTTCAGTCGCAGCTGGCGAATGGTTGGCGATTGTCGGGCATAATGGGTCCGGAAAGTCGACATTGGCTAAAAATTTAAATGGGCTATTAGCGCCAGCAGCCGGTAAAATTACGATTGACGGGCAAGTGTTGTCTGAAACAACTGTCTGGGATATCCGGAAAAAAATCGGCATGGTTTTCCAGAATCCTGATAATCAATTTGTGGGTGCCACAGTTGCCGATGATGTGGCGTTTAGCCTCGAAAATCAGGGCGTCCCGCGACCTGAAATGTTGGAACGAGTGGCAACCGCGTTAGCTCAGGTTGGCATGAGCGACTTTGCGACCCGCGAACCTGCGCGCTTGTCCGGTGGGCAAAAGCAGCGGGTGGCGTTAGCTGGGATGATTGCAGCGCGTCCGCAAATCTTAATCTTGGATGAGGCCACGTCGATGCTAGATCCTCGCGGCCGTTACGACGTGTTACAAACAATTCGTCAGATGAAAGCTCAATCGAATTTAACGGTACTATCAATTACGCATGATATTGATGAAGCGGCGAATGCCAATCGGGTGTTAGTCGTTAATGATGGCCAGCTGGTTGAAGAGGGCACGCCGGCAGAAATTTTTCAGCATGGCCCGGCCTTAATAAAAATGGGCTTAGACATGCCGTATGCCGAGCGACTCAAGGCGGCTTTAAAGCGGCAAGGCGTGCGAGTGCCAACGGAATACTTAACGGAGAAAGGGATGGCGGACTGGTTATGGCAATTGATTTCAAACAAGTAG
- a CDS encoding metal ABC transporter solute-binding protein, Zn/Mn family, whose product MKIKLFTLFAVVGLIGGMAVFLHQRQVATVAKNTATSKLQVVTTNSILADMVENVGGDKIESYSIVKRGTDPHEYEPRPADIAATAEAEVIFYNGLNLETGGNGWFKKLIKASKKDFKTDVFAASKGVKVKQLTTNQQEPDPHAWLDLANGIQYVQNMNKVLQQKDPENAGYYQRNTDRYVAKLTKLHQAGQTKFKQIPASQRLLVTSEGAFKYFSAAYQVPAAYIWEVNTESQGTPHQMRTVLKQIQASQVKGLFVETSVSPKSMQKLAQETGLPIRATIFTDSLAPSGTTGDTYYTMMQWNLNQIYAGLSKS is encoded by the coding sequence ATGAAAATAAAACTGTTCACGCTGTTTGCTGTGGTTGGGTTAATCGGTGGGATGGCTGTTTTTTTACACCAACGTCAAGTGGCCACTGTCGCTAAAAATACAGCAACGAGCAAACTCCAGGTGGTCACCACTAATTCAATTTTAGCTGACATGGTTGAAAATGTTGGTGGTGATAAAATTGAAAGCTATAGTATTGTTAAACGAGGAACTGATCCGCATGAATATGAGCCACGCCCCGCTGATATTGCAGCGACGGCTGAAGCCGAAGTCATTTTCTATAATGGGCTTAATTTAGAAACTGGTGGCAACGGTTGGTTTAAGAAGCTGATTAAAGCCTCTAAAAAGGATTTTAAAACGGATGTTTTTGCGGCAAGCAAAGGCGTTAAAGTTAAGCAACTCACTACTAATCAACAGGAACCAGATCCACATGCTTGGCTTGACTTAGCTAATGGGATTCAATACGTACAAAACATGAATAAGGTGTTACAACAAAAAGATCCCGAAAATGCCGGTTATTATCAACGTAATACAGATCGTTACGTGGCAAAACTCACTAAGTTACACCAAGCAGGACAAACTAAATTTAAACAAATCCCAGCGTCACAACGCCTGTTAGTGACTTCGGAAGGGGCCTTTAAATACTTTTCCGCGGCATATCAAGTACCTGCTGCGTATATTTGGGAAGTGAATACGGAGTCACAGGGGACGCCCCACCAAATGCGCACCGTGTTAAAACAGATTCAAGCCTCACAAGTTAAAGGGCTCTTTGTGGAAACGTCGGTGTCGCCTAAGTCCATGCAGAAGCTGGCGCAAGAAACTGGTTTACCAATTCGAGCGACCATCTTCACGGATTCGCTGGCGCCCTCGGGGACGACGGGAGATACCTACTATACAATGATGCAATGGAATCTTAATCAAATTTACGCTGGTCTGTCAAAATCATAG
- a CDS encoding energy-coupling factor transporter transmembrane protein EcfT — protein sequence MMNKLIFGRYIPGDSVIHHMDPRAKLLLSFYFIGIIFIANNWPTYVALFVFTLIAIKLSGVKWSFFINGVKPLIWLILFTVVLQVLFSASGGQVYFKWGIITISQLGLVNGIYIFCRFVLIIFMSTLLTLTTPPLELSDAIEYILMPLKVVHFPVYEVALMLSIALRFVPTLMDETEKIMNAQRARGVDFGEGNIFQQMRAIVPLLIPLFVSSFNRAEDLATAMEARGYQGGEGRSKFRILKWQRRDTWATLSFIVLTGVLIYLRA from the coding sequence ATGATGAATAAATTGATTTTTGGGCGTTATATTCCTGGTGATTCAGTTATTCATCATATGGATCCACGTGCCAAATTATTATTGAGCTTTTATTTTATCGGTATTATTTTTATTGCGAATAATTGGCCAACTTATGTGGCGTTATTTGTTTTTACGTTAATTGCTATTAAATTATCGGGTGTTAAATGGTCCTTCTTTATTAATGGTGTCAAACCGTTGATTTGGTTAATCTTGTTTACAGTCGTGCTACAAGTCTTATTTAGTGCGAGTGGCGGCCAGGTGTACTTTAAATGGGGCATTATCACAATCAGTCAATTAGGACTCGTTAATGGGATCTATATTTTTTGTCGGTTTGTATTGATTATCTTTATGTCAACGTTGTTAACCTTAACGACACCGCCCTTGGAGTTATCAGATGCGATTGAATATATTTTGATGCCTTTAAAAGTGGTCCATTTTCCGGTCTATGAAGTGGCGTTAATGTTATCAATTGCGTTGCGCTTTGTACCAACATTAATGGATGAAACTGAAAAGATTATGAATGCGCAACGCGCTCGTGGTGTTGATTTTGGTGAAGGTAATATTTTTCAACAAATGCGTGCCATCGTCCCGTTACTGATTCCTTTATTCGTGAGTTCTTTTAATCGCGCTGAAGATTTAGCGACGGCCATGGAAGCTCGGGGTTATCAAGGTGGCGAAGGCCGCAGTAAGTTTCGAATTTTAAAGTGGCAACGACGCGATACCTGGGCGACGCTGAGCTTTATCGTCTTAACGGGCGTTCTGATTTATTTAAGAGCCTAG
- a CDS encoding metal ABC transporter permease produces MTSISTFIVALGKYDFLQSALITAIMVGVMSGLIGCFIILRGMSMMGDAISHAVLPGVAVAYMFGLNVLIGASVFGVLAAGLIGLVANHSKIKTDTSIGIVFSAFYALGFILISMAESSTNLHHILFGNILAVSDADMMTTVVVLGLVIVFIVFFYKELLITSFDATFARTYGLKVRYLHYALMLILTLVTVSALQTVGIILVVAMLITPAATAFLWTDKLVTMLFLAATVGAGASVVGLYLSYTLNWASGPAIVLVAAGCFGISFIFSPKQALLPRLWRQPKSRRSVA; encoded by the coding sequence ATGACTAGTATTTCAACATTTATTGTCGCATTAGGCAAGTATGATTTTTTACAAAGCGCCTTAATAACCGCCATCATGGTCGGGGTGATGTCCGGATTGATTGGTTGTTTCATCATTTTACGCGGGATGTCGATGATGGGAGATGCCATTTCGCATGCGGTTTTACCCGGGGTGGCTGTGGCCTATATGTTCGGGTTGAACGTTTTGATTGGCGCATCTGTGTTTGGGGTTCTGGCAGCAGGCTTGATTGGGCTAGTTGCGAATCATAGTAAAATTAAAACAGATACATCAATCGGGATTGTTTTTAGTGCCTTTTATGCGCTGGGATTTATTCTGATTTCGATGGCCGAAAGCTCGACGAATTTACATCATATCTTGTTCGGTAATATTTTAGCGGTTAGCGACGCTGATATGATGACAACGGTCGTGGTTTTAGGGTTAGTAATTGTGTTCATTGTCTTCTTTTACAAGGAACTCCTCATTACCTCGTTTGATGCAACTTTTGCGCGCACGTATGGTTTAAAAGTTCGGTATTTGCATTATGCATTGATGTTAATACTCACACTCGTTACGGTTTCCGCCTTACAGACGGTCGGAATTATCTTAGTCGTTGCCATGTTAATCACACCCGCAGCAACTGCTTTTCTATGGACCGATAAATTAGTTACGATGTTGTTTTTGGCTGCCACAGTGGGGGCGGGGGCTTCGGTCGTGGGACTCTATCTGAGTTATACGCTAAACTGGGCTTCAGGTCCCGCCATTGTGTTGGTAGCAGCGGGCTGTTTTGGGATTTCATTTATTTTTTCGCCCAAGCAAGCGCTATTACCGCGCTTGTGGCGCCAACCTAAATCACGGCGGTCAGTGGCATGA
- a CDS encoding malolactic enzyme, translating into MTQADTILNNPFLNKGTAFTKAERQALGLTGTLPSQVQTIDEQTTQAYAQFQSKATRLEKRIFLMNLFNENRTLFFHLMDEHVVEFMPIVYDPVVADSIEQYNELFLDPQNAAFVSVDAPEDVEATLKNAASGRDIRLVVVTDAEGILGMGDWGVNGVDIAVGKLMVYTAAAGIDPSQVLPVSIDAGTNNQKLLDDPLYLGNRHKRVYGDQYYDVIDKFVEAEQKLFPESLLHWEDFGRSNAQVILDKYKDQIATFNDDIQGTGMVVLAGILGALNISKESIKDQKILSFGSGTAGMGIANQIMDELMQAGLTEAEAKQHFYAVDQQGLLFDDTDDLTPAQKDFTRQRSEFSNADELTNLEAVVKAVHPTVMIGTSTQPGAFTESIVKEMAAHTERPIIFPLSNPTKLAEAKAEDLIKWTDGRALIATGIPADDVEYKGVTYQIGQGNNALMYPGLGFGLIASTAKVLNSATLSAACHALGGIVDTDKPGAAVLPPVSKITSFSQKLAEVVAQSVIDQKLNKEPIASAKQAVADMKWVPEY; encoded by the coding sequence ATGACTCAAGCAGATACAATTTTAAACAATCCATTTTTAAATAAAGGGACTGCCTTTACGAAAGCAGAACGTCAAGCGTTAGGCTTAACTGGGACGCTCCCAAGTCAAGTTCAAACGATTGATGAACAAACCACGCAAGCTTACGCACAATTCCAGAGCAAAGCAACCCGGTTAGAAAAACGGATTTTCTTAATGAATTTATTCAATGAAAACCGGACCTTGTTCTTCCATTTGATGGATGAACATGTGGTTGAATTTATGCCAATCGTTTATGATCCAGTGGTTGCTGATTCGATCGAACAATACAACGAATTATTCTTGGATCCACAAAATGCGGCCTTTGTTTCAGTTGATGCGCCCGAAGATGTGGAAGCAACTTTGAAGAATGCGGCTAGTGGTCGTGATATTCGCTTGGTTGTTGTGACCGATGCTGAAGGAATTCTTGGCATGGGTGATTGGGGTGTCAACGGGGTTGATATTGCTGTTGGTAAGTTGATGGTTTATACGGCTGCTGCTGGTATTGACCCATCACAAGTATTGCCCGTTAGCATTGATGCTGGGACAAACAACCAGAAATTACTCGATGATCCATTGTACTTAGGCAATCGTCACAAACGGGTTTATGGCGATCAATATTATGATGTCATTGATAAGTTTGTTGAAGCTGAACAAAAATTATTCCCAGAATCATTATTACATTGGGAAGACTTTGGCCGTTCAAATGCCCAAGTTATCTTGGACAAGTACAAGGACCAAATCGCCACGTTCAATGATGATATTCAAGGGACTGGGATGGTTGTTTTAGCTGGGATTTTAGGTGCTTTGAACATTTCTAAGGAAAGTATCAAAGATCAAAAGATTTTATCATTTGGTTCAGGGACGGCCGGCATGGGAATTGCCAACCAAATCATGGACGAATTGATGCAAGCTGGGTTAACCGAAGCCGAAGCCAAACAACATTTCTATGCCGTTGACCAACAAGGCTTGTTATTTGACGATACGGATGACCTAACTCCTGCCCAAAAAGATTTCACACGTCAACGTAGTGAATTTAGTAACGCTGATGAATTAACGAACTTAGAGGCTGTTGTTAAAGCTGTTCATCCAACCGTGATGATTGGGACTTCAACGCAACCAGGGGCCTTTACTGAAAGTATTGTGAAGGAAATGGCTGCGCATACAGAACGACCAATCATCTTCCCATTATCTAACCCAACTAAGTTAGCTGAAGCTAAGGCTGAAGATTTAATCAAATGGACCGATGGTCGTGCTTTGATCGCGACTGGGATTCCAGCTGACGATGTTGAATACAAGGGTGTAACTTACCAAATTGGTCAAGGAAATAATGCCCTAATGTACCCTGGTTTAGGCTTTGGGTTGATTGCTTCAACTGCTAAGGTCTTAAACAGTGCAACGTTATCTGCAGCTTGCCATGCCTTAGGCGGTATTGTTGATACTGACAAGCCTGGTGCTGCTGTATTACCACCAGTTTCAAAAATCACGTCATTTTCACAAAAATTAGCTGAAGTTGTGGCACAAAGTGTCATTGATCAAAAGCTTAATAAAGAACCAATTGCGAGTGCCAAGCAAGCTGTTGCTGACATGAAGTGGGTTCCAGAATATTAA